CAAGTGACTTCTCAAAGTCCTGCATCTCCCAGCTCCACACAGGGCTACAGCCTCCCTTGCAGGCAGGACCCACGGGGCTCAGAGTTCCCTGGAAGGAAGACTCCAGTTACCTTCCCTGGCCCTGAGATGCCAGGGAGCACGGAGCAGGAGAGAAGAGAGCTGCTGGGTCTTGGGACTGACTTGAGAAATCAAGGCTGTGATTCTGGTCTTCGCCATGTCTGCCACGCCTCTACCCTGACATcgcttttccttcttcttcctgatCTCACTGTGGTTTGCCCCCAACAGTGGTCTTGGCGGTGGTCCATGGTGCAATGTGGCCCCTCGGTTGCTAAAATGTCAATAGGATCAAAATAAAGGTGGAGGAGataggccaggcagagtggctcatccctgcaatcccagaactctgggaggctgaggcgagcaaattgcttgagcccaggagttcgagaccagcctgggcaacatggcaaaaccctgactctactaaaaatacaaaaaaagaaaaaaaaaaaactagccacgCCTGCTGgcacacatctatagtcccaaGTACTTTGTAGTCCCAGAGGCTGAGGGTCAGGGGAGCAGGGGCCTCCCTCCAGTACAGGGAGCAGCTGCCTTCGAAGGCAGGTTTTGTGAGCCTGCTTTTGTTCCTTGCAGCACCCGTGGGGAGAGGGTGGGTGGGGCGTCTGCCGCTGTCTTGGCTGTTCAGCACCTGAACGTCCCTCCCATTAGGGAAGCCCCTGTGCTGCCCCCTGTTCCAGAGGCCACACTCTTGTCCTCCCAGACCGTGGCACAGCGGCAGGTGCCAGCCTGAGCTCGGCCCAGCAGGTGCCTCCCTGGGGACTCTGTGCCTGCAATGGGCCACGGAGAAGCAGGGGCAGTTTTGAATTCCTGTTGGTGGTGAGCGATGTTCTGTGCCCAGAACCTGCTGTGGCATTGTCACAGATGTCCCGCCAGCATCCAGTGGGTCCCCCAGCCTCCCCTGAGACTCTGTGGTTCCCAAGATCTTCCAGCGCACCTCTCCCCACCTCACTCAGCCCAAGggaggtgtctttttttttttgagacggagtctcgctctgtcgtccaggctggagtgcagtggcgcgacctcggctcactgcaagctccgcctcccgggttcatgccattctcctgcctcagcctcccgagtagctgggactacaggcgcccgccaccgcgcccggctaattttttatatttttaatagagacggggtttcaccgtgttagccaggatggtcttgatctcctgacctcgtgatccgcccgtctcggcctcccaaagtgctggggttacaggcgtgagccactgcgcccagccgggagGTGTCTTTTATTTGTAGTCAAGCACCTGTTGGTGGGTATTGATgctgtttccaatttttcactcTTACAAGGCTGACATGAGAATCTCTGTCCCCTGTCCCTGTGGACCAGGATTTCCAGAGCGAAGGTTCCTGACTCCTGCTGTTCGTTCTTCTTCCTCCCAGCTTCCACAGTCTGCTGTCTGCTGCTCTCCACGACCCAGCCTGGTCCTGTCTTCCAGAGACCCGATCGCCCCGCCGGAGGTGCAGCCCTGACCTTGCCGCCTCAGCACCCTCTCCTTCCCGTGGGACGTGAGCAGGAGGTAGTGCTCGCAAAAGCACACCCAcctataggccaggcgcggtggctcacgcctgtaatcccacactttgggaggccgagacgggcggatcacctgaggtcaacagttcaagaccagcctggcccacatggtgaaaccctgtctctacaaaaatacaaaagttagccaggcatgatggcgggtgcctgtagtcccagctaccctcaggaggctgaggcgggagaagcgcttgaaaccgggaggtggaggttgcagtgagccaagatcgcaccactatgccccagcctgggcgacagaacaagattctgtctcaaaataaataaataaaatttaaaaattgtatttaaataaataaataaataaaatttaaaaagcacacgCACCTAGATAAGGGGTGAGGGTGCCCGTCACAGCCAGACTTTCATGAGCACACACACGCCTATGTACATGCAATCACACACCCATGTGCACGCATGCGGTGGCACGCACCCTCCTGCTCGTGTCCCACTGTGTCATTGCTCGGGGCTGGGAGGTGTGCTTCCTGTTCCCTGTCTTCCCTGCTAGCCCGTAGCTTCACAAGgacagggactctgcctcatgaCGTGTcccccagagcctggcacaccTGATGTCTAAACTCGGTATGGACCCAACAACACTTTCTGTACAAACAAATGTAGGAACCACAATGTAATTTTAATGACCTCAGACCAGTGACAAGGGCAGACTGACCAGGGGCTGTGGGGGGACCCCAGAGCAACCTCGAGGGCGTCCTGGTGCTTACCACCTGGAAACTGGTGAGGCGGTGGGAGAACTCCTGGTGGACACTAGTGGAAGCCTTCCAGTAATTTCTTGAAGCTGAGAGCTCAGGGGAGTAGGGCGACACCTGGTGGCCGGTTTTTGAAGGTCGTTGCAGAGAGGAAGGAAGCCAAGGAGGGGAGCCTGCAGTGAGGGCGTCCTGGGGTTCTCCGGTTCTCACCACCCTTGGGCCAGGCCGTCTAGTCCACACCTGAAGAGTTGGTCAGGTAGAAGGGGCGGATGACCGTGCGGAAGCCACTGAAGTGCCCTGCCgggcaggggaaggaggaggtgCTCTTGGAGCTGTTGGTGTCCAGGGCACTGGGAATCGCAGCCTTCCAGCCCTCGAAATCGGTGACGTCTGCCACAAAGAGCCCTTTGCAGAGCATCAGGGCTTTGTTTTCGTAGGCGATGGTGTGATCTGAGCCGCCAGACTTGGTGAGACCCAGGACGGGGAGCTCATCTGAGGAGCAGGAGAAGCCGTAGTTCCAGCAGCTCTGGATGGTGGGGAGGTAGACCAGGGACCAGGACACCCTCTTGTCCTGGAAGAGGAAGCTGGGGTGTTGTGGAGTCTGGAAGGACTGGTAGGGGTAGTATCTGTAGTCGGAGGGGGCTTGGAAGTAATCAGAAGAATATTTGAGCAAAGGCCCCCGTCTGGACTGATAGACCAGTTGTGACTTCCGTGCACTCCAGGAACTGTCTGTCACAGAGGCACTCCAGGTGGGTGAGGTGTAAATCCGGGGCTTGTAGGCATCCTCGGTGAGGTTCAGGCCTTTGTACCGGGCCAGCAGCTGGAAGGGCACAGTGTGGAATTCCAGGGCCTGCAGAGTCTTCTTCTGGAACAGAGCCTCGTGGACCCAGTACAGGGACAGGTTGAACCGCAGCTCAAAGAGCTCCTCAGGGAGCATCATGGGGAAGCGAACCTTCTCCACCAAGCCCTCCACCTCCTCATGGGAGGCGTGCTCCCCCCAGCTCCAGGTGTCCACGGCCTTCAGTAGGGCCAGCTCGCTGGGCACTGCCAGGTCGCTCCTGAGCAGCAGCAGTTGGAGCAGTTCTGTGGGGACGCTGGGCCAGGCCTCAGCCTGTGTCAAGGCCTCAAAGTTCCAGGCCAGGAACTGCAGGCAGAGCTTCTCCAGCAGGGCGTCCCCTGTGGCCACTGCATAGGCATACAGGTCCAGGGGCGTCTGGAATGAGGGGTCCTGGGGGAGGAGGATGGCAAAGAGGCTCGCGCAGTAGCCCTGCAGCTGCCTGGCCCCATAGGCAGAGGCCAGCTTGTGGAAGCACTTGACCGACGACAGGGCGATGTCAATCCTTCGGGAGTAGAAGTACctggggagaaagagggagagcgGATGCCGGCCCCACAGGACAGCAGGGGAGCCCTGGGCCCGCCTGTCCAACACAGCCACCCAAGTGCGCACAACGTGGGAGTgagcatgcgtgtgtgtgcaacTGCGTGAGTGCACGTGTGactgtgcacatgtgcatgcataagtgtgtgcaggtgtgtgtgtgcttttgaaGAGGGGAGGAGGACAAAGCCCCTGGCGGCCCCAGAGCCTGAGGATGAGACGGCTCACCTGAGAAAGTCCCTGACCATGGGCACACACTCAGCATCCACACTCATGGTGACATTGCTGCCCGGCTCCTTCCACAGGGCCTGGGCCTCCAGGTTGGCAGTCAGGATGACCGTGTGGCCACAGAAGCCCAGGGCGTCCTCGCCCTGCACACTCACGCTGATGGACAGGTCGCAGCCCCGCTGGCTGTCAAAGATCTGGCCAAGGGCCTCCGAGAGCTCTCTGGAGAGGTCCAGGGTGTGGGTGCTCCTGGTTTCTAAGAAGGGGCGGGAGGGAAGTGGGCTGCGTTAGGAGCCGGGGCGCTGCCACTCTCTGGGGTCAGCATCTTCATCTGAAAGTGGGGGATTCATGGCTGCCTCATCCACTCTGGAAGACTCCTGGGAAGATGAGGGACAAGAGACCAGAAGTGTCGGATCCCTGGGCCCTGAGGCCCCGCCCCTTCCAgccctggggaacaagagcagcTGGGACCTGGCCAAGCCTGTCCAGGCCCCCGCTTTAGGCCTTCTGCTCTGTGCTGCTCCCCCGATTCAGGCAGCAGCTCCGCATGGAGACTTAGCGGTACTGACTCCAgagcccccactccccaccctccgTCACCAATCACCACTGACACCAAAACCACTGCCTGCTTAGATGGCCTGAAAAGTTAGGGTCCTGTGGCAACCCCATTTTAGAACTCCGGGGGTCCTCGAGCAGCCTCCTGTGGGGGACAAGGCCTGCAGAAGTCATGGGAGGCTCCCGGGTCGGGGGTCAGTGTGGTGCACCCTCTCCTCTTCTTTGAGCCCCTCTCAAAGCCTAACTCAAAATGAAATCCCATAGGTTTTTCTTTGCCACAAATATAGCAGTTTTGAAGTAACTGTGACCTTTCAACCAGGTGGGCTCGCCCTGGGCCTCCTAAAACCTGAGCCACCGCAGGAcccccagctccctcccaccTGCATGCCTTACCACAGCTCTCCCGCCCCAGGAGCTTTTGCCCTGCACCCACGGCCCCGCGTGCTCCCCCCGGCCTTCCCTGGCCCCCGACAGCCCCATGGCGTCTCCTGGGCTTCCCCCACTGTGAGTCCAGGTTCAGCTCCAGCCACTTGTCCATCCCATGTGGGCACAGGGGCTCCCTGGGATTCGACCCCTCCTGCCTCAGgggcctccagctcctggcaaaGGGCAGTGGGCAGGAAGCGCCCAGGTTGTCACGTGCAAGCCCAGGAAGAGCCACCTCGGCacgaaagaaaaacaagaaactcAGATCCAGGGGCTCCAGCCCGCAGAGCAGCCTGGGTTCCCTCCAAACTGGGCCGGGCTGGGGGAAGCAGGCTGAGGCTGCGAGTAGCCGGGACTGCCTCTGCCAGGATGGGCTTGAGCCTGTCGCGTGTTGTGAAGTGTGTTTCCGAGCGGACGCTGGCATTTCAGGCAGGCTGGAGCCAGGTGTCATGCTCACTGCCCCACACTCAGGTTCCGCATGGAGACTTGGTGGTTCTGAGTGTTTCTCCagaaggggctggggaggagtCTAGGACTGTGGGACTGGGAGCTGGTGGGCTCTTGGGACGTCTGAGCCTCTCCATGCGGAGTGAGCAGGAGGTAGTGGAAGGAACCTTTGTGTGCTtcatgtgtgtgggggggtggtgctgggaggggcaggggccACGGGACCCCTGGGCACACTGGGGCCTCCGCAGGGAGGTGCGCCCCCGCTCACCGTTGGTGCAGACCACACCGGCGTCTCTCTCGTGCCTGCAGTTGCTCTTCAGCCAGCCCAGGGACTTGCAGTCGGCCAGCGAAGCCTCGGTTCCCATGCACTGGACCTCGTCCAGCATGATGGGGCCTGATCCTGTGGACACAGCAGACGGCAGGGCTGGGGGCGTGACGACTGCACCCAGAAGTCCCACAGCGCGACTCAGCCCTTTGTTCCCCGCCCTGGCCGTGTGGGTCCGTCTGCGTACAAGTCCCTCACCGGCGAACCACGGTGGATATTCCAGCATGGGCTGGATTTGTGATTGCAATGTCAGGCCATAAACTTAGCCTTCATGCTTATAAAGCTTACCATCTGCTTCAGCGACATCACATTCATGTATAGTAATTGCGTGCCTATCCCTGCAACATCGGGTTCACATACTGTAATTGGGTGACTATCCCTGCAACATCAGGCTCACATACTGTAATTGTGTGACTATCCCTGCTGCTAAATAGTTTgtggattgtttcttttttttttccagaatcgCAACTGCTGTGTCAGTGGAAATCTTCCTGCGTACAGACTTTTCTTTTGAGGGGAAATTGTTTCAAGAGGATAAACTCCCTGGAGTGGAGTTTCTGGGCCGAAGGGGACGAGCCCAGCCGAGCTCTTGAACCTGcccaagcacccgccaccatcaCCGGCCAAGCATGGGTGGAGCAGTCCCATTGGAACTTGATCCACAGGGCTTCAGCGACATTGAAAGTGTTTGCTCCTAGGCGGGgtgtggtaatcccagcactttgggaggctgaggcaggcggatcacttgacagcagaagttcaagaccagcctggccaacatggcgaaaccccatctctactaaaaaatacaaaaatcagccaggcatggtggcaggtacctgtaatcccagctactcagaaggctgaggcaggagaatcacttgaactcaggaggcggaggttgcagtgagccaagatcatgccactgcactccagcctgggtgacagagcgagactccatctcaaaaaaaaaaaaagtgtttgctcTTGCTAAATTAATAGGAATCCAATTTGCATGTCTTTGAAACCCGACTGTCTCGTCTTAGGGGATTTGCCCCTCCTGGGAGCTGGCTGTGCTGTGGGTCTCAGCCTTGGTGGAAGGGGACAGCAGGCCCTACCTTGCCCGAAGGCAGCTCTGCCCAGAGCCTGGGTGGCGTTCTCGAAGCCCAGGGCCCGGCAGACGACGCTGGCATCAGTCAGGTCCCACAGGTTGTCACACACAGTGCCCCACTGGCCTCTGTAGAAGATCTCCACGCGGCCCTGGTTGGTGGCGCCCCCATCGGCCAGCCGCATGTCACCATCGTTCACGCCTGCAGGCAGAGACCAGCGAGGGCGAGGCCGGGGCCTACAGCACCCACCGCCCACACCTCCAGGCCCCATATGCTGTCCTGGGTCTCTCCTGCTGAGCTTGTTTTTCAGGCTTCAAGGTCCCCCGGCCTCTCCATGGGGGCACCTCCATGAGGGAGGAGTGGAAGATACAGCCACTCACAACCCTGCAAGAAGGCTAAACTTGCCTTTCCTTGTTTTAGGGGTCTCAGCCCTTCACTCCATAGACAGAACAGGGGCAGAGAAGCCCCGGGTTCTCCAGCACTGGGAGTGGAGGTGGCAAGACCCCGAGGGAAGGATCGGAGGGGAACGGAGGCCCCGTACTGACCCCTCCTGAGGGTGTCTGCAGTTTGGGGGTGCTGGCCTATGGGGGCAGCAGGCCTAGGGACCCCTGGGAGCACAGGCAGAATGTTTCCAGGGCAGATAATGGGATTCCCACCCCACACATGTCCTTCTGGGACTCAGCCCATGAACATTCCAGCCCCTACTGGAGCTGACAGAGCCGGGCAGGAGCTGGGTGCCTGAATCCAGTCGGGGGCACATCTGGCTTCCGTGGGGCCCCCAGGATGAGCATGAGCCTCCAGGGGCTCCAAGTGTAAAGAATGTGAGGAAAAGCAGCCAGGACCCTCTGGAAGATTGACCTGCATCCAAGGCCATTGACCTCCCAACGGCCCCTGTGACTGCTGGTTTGATCAGCTCCTCTGGTTCCCTCTGGACAGAATGGAGGATTCCCTAGTGTCCTCTCCATAACCTGCATCTCACCTGAACCCAGGTGAGCCCCTGGAACCTCCAAGTCACCATCACTTGGGATACCTGGTGCTTCAAGCAGGAGAGAAGACCCGGCCAACCGCTGGGCCCCGGGCCCCGGGCAGAACATCTCCTTGACGCTCTGCACAGCCCCAGGGCGCAGCAGCCTTCCATACTTCTGCTTTGGGCATTTCCCAGGGGCTCAGCTCACCTTGGGTCCCTGCGACCAGCAGCCACACCCAGAAGAGCCTCAGAGGGGCCATGGCCGTGCCTGGATGCCCAGATCCTGCTGCAGACAGAAGCGGCAGGGTGAGGCACGGGAGCCAGATGGCCCGAGGCCCGGGGACTGGCCTGCCCATTCACCCTTCAGCCCAACCTGGGCTGTGTGGCAGGCGAGGTCTCTCTCCTGCAGAGCCCACTATGGTCCCGGTAAGTGTGACGGGTGCTGTGGATGCCCCCGCAAGGGCCCCTCACCTGGTCTGCAGTGTGGTCCTGGAAGGATAAGACTTGGCTAGATGAAGGGGTGGGCTGGGGGTACCCCCTGGTAGTAAGGACAGCAAGAATTGGTGACTAGAGGGAAGTGAGCTCATCTCAAAAATCCAGGCCCTGGGCAAGGCTGCTACACGGGCAtgggaggggagggtggagagggaggaggcCACGGGTGTGGGCCCAGGTCGGGAGGCCGGGTGAGCCTGGTTAAGATCTGGGCCTTAAGCTTCAGGCAACAGACCCCTGCAGGGACTGTCCCAGAGGGTCTCAGCAGGCAGAGACGAGGCTGCCTGGAGAGTGGATGGGAGGGGACTCGTCAGGAGAGGCCACAGAATCCGGGCCGGGGTGACAGAGATAAGTGGAGGGAGATATATCGGGGCTCCGTGGTGTTCCGATGAGGAAGATAAGTGAAAAGGGTCAGGGCTGCAGCCCAGGGCAGGCCAGGCTTGGGGAAGAACAGGGAGGAAACGCTGGTATCTCCAAGACACCGACACTCAGGCCGGGGCTGGGGAGGTTGGGGTCTCCAGCTTCTGGCCTGGTGTTCTTGCCTCCATGTAATTTCCACGCTTTTGTCTTCGTCCGCCTCCCTCCCCCACATCCTGCCAATGGAGAGACAGTTATGGTTTCTCTGGCTGGGTAAGAATCCTGTGACACCCGACACTGTCCCCTCAGTTCAGCAAGCCTGGGGCAGGCCTCTGGGTGGCACTGCTGTGGGCACCGGCTGTGAGTCTGGGCCTGGTGGACGGCTGCAATGGCATCCCCAGAGCTTGTCGGAAGTGCAGTCATGGCTGGCCTCGCCCTAGCCCCTCTGCATGGGCGTCTGCATGAACAAGAGCCCTGGGAGCTGGTGAGCAGCTTTGCTCTGGGACTCGCGCTCGCTGGCACTGTGCAGCCACCCCCTGCCGGGGCTCCCCAGGCACCACTGGAGGCCTTACTGTGACCCTGAGAACCACCTTAGTTACACCTCACCTTACAAGTGAATAAGCTGACACCCAGAGAGACAAACGGGCTCCACGTCCACAGTCAGTGAGCCACAGGCAGGGGGTCTGCTTGGGGGAGCCCACCTCTCCTCCCTGCGTCAATGTCAGTAGATGGCTAAAGGGGCCAGGGTGTGACTGCCCGTCCTGTGTGCTGGGGACTGTGCTGGTTTTAGCACTGAAGTTTCCCTGTGTCCTGGGAAACCCCTCAGTCCCAGGCACGCCGGTATGGGTGGACACCCTCTCCACTTCTGCCCCCAGCCAC
The window above is part of the Symphalangus syndactylus isolate Jambi chromosome 14, NHGRI_mSymSyn1-v2.1_pri, whole genome shotgun sequence genome. Proteins encoded here:
- the LGALS3BP gene encoding galectin-3-binding protein, with product MAPLRLFWVWLLVAGTQGVNDGDMRLADGGATNQGRVEIFYRGQWGTVCDNLWDLTDASVVCRALGFENATQALGRAAFGQGSGPIMLDEVQCMGTEASLADCKSLGWLKSNCRHERDAGVVCTNETRSTHTLDLSRELSEALGQIFDSQRGCDLSISVSVQGEDALGFCGHTVILTANLEAQALWKEPGSNVTMSVDAECVPMVRDFLRYFYSRRIDIALSSVKCFHKLASAYGARQLQGYCASLFAILLPQDPSFQTPLDLYAYAVATGDALLEKLCLQFLAWNFEALTQAEAWPSVPTELLQLLLLRSDLAVPSELALLKAVDTWSWGEHASHEEVEGLVEKVRFPMMLPEELFELRFNLSLYWVHEALFQKKTLQALEFHTVPFQLLARYKGLNLTEDAYKPRIYTSPTWSASVTDSSWSARKSQLVYQSRRGPLLKYSSDYFQAPSDYRYYPYQSFQTPQHPSFLFQDKRVSWSLVYLPTIQSCWNYGFSCSSDELPVLGLTKSGGSDHTIAYENKALMLCKGLFVADVTDFEGWKAAIPSALDTNSSKSTSSFPCPAGHFSGFRTVIRPFYLTNSSGVD